In the Carassius auratus strain Wakin chromosome 50, ASM336829v1, whole genome shotgun sequence genome, one interval contains:
- the LOC113066923 gene encoding leucine-rich repeat neuronal protein 3-like produces MKDLLFAVCLLAGLALTNSVQASDWRAVCLKLCKCEIRPWFSPSSMYNAAPTVDCNDLGLLSLPERLPSDTQVLLSQANSIAKIESPLDYLVNLTEVDLSRNNISSLSDVYLGHLPQLLSLHLEENWLSSLHDNCLENFPNLQELYVNHNLLSLISAEAFRGLNKLLRLHLNSNQLRAIRTEWFQDLFQLEILMIGENPITRIQDMNFKPLINLRSLVLTRMNLTEIPDSALFGLDKLESVSFYDNMFPKVPQAALRQVRNLKFLDLNKNPIERIQRGDFVDMIHLKELGINSMPELVSIDSFAVHNLPELTKIEATNNPRLSFIHPNAFSKLPKLESLMLNSNALRALHHVMVESLPNLQEVSMHSNPIYCDCVIRWINMNKTKVRFMDPDALLCAGPSEFEGRLVRHVHFREMADICLPLISPESLPDQVNLGAGNSVSLHCRAFGDPEPEIYWVTPSGEKILPQMFTKKYHLHPEGTFDINGITENEAGQYTCVAHNLIGADMRSVSVVVNGYYPLPVNESLQIQVKGIEPHLVRISWVQPKGSLVSNIKWSTTSQQPSLQFTAHVLSDVKTFNLTHLQPLMQYEVCVEIKDLQSRYLKNCINVSTTEVSIGKTDDGIRDGLIIGIIALLLIVSAVFCSFICMLWRSDHLYRKLRNQQSALLPSHIKPI; encoded by the coding sequence ATGAAAGATTTGTTGTTTGCAGTCTGTTTGCTGGCAGGACTTGCGCTGACTAACTCAGTTCAGGCCTCCGACTGGAGGGCTGTGTGCCTCAAACTGTGCAAATGTGAAATTCGACCCTGGTTCTCTCCCTCGTCCATGTATAATGCGGCTCCAACTGTGGATTGTAATGATCTAGGACTTCTGTCTCTGCCTGAGAGGCTGCCATCAGACACACAAGTACTTCTATCACAGGCCAACAGCATCGCAAAGATTGAGAGTCCCTTGGACTATTTGGTAAACTTAACAGAGGTAGACCTATCTCGAAACAACATATCCTCATTGAGTGATGTCTATCTAGGTCACCTTCCACAACTTCTGTCTTTGCATCTAGAGGAGAACTGGCTAAGCAGCCTTCATGATAACTGCCTTGAAAACTTCCCAAACTTACAGGAGCTCTATGTTAACCACAACCTTCTCTCCTTGATCAGTGCAGAGGCTTTCCGAGGGCTTAACAAGCTCTTGAGGCTCCATCTTAATTCAAACCAGCTGAGGGCCATAAGAACAGAGTGGTTCCAGGATCTTTTCCAGCTGGAAATCTTGATGATAGGAGAGAATCCAATCACCAGAATACAAGACATGAATTTCAAGCCCCTGATCAATCTCCGCAGTCTTGTGCTAACCAGAATGAACCTTACTGAAATCCCTGACAGTGCCCTGTTTGGACTTGATAAGCTGGAAAGCGTGTCATTTTATGATAATATGTTCCCAAAAGTACCTCAAGCTGCTCTCAGACAAGTGCGGAACCTCAAGTTTCTGGACCTTAACAAGAATCCCATAGAGAGGATCCAAAGGGGTGACTTTGTGGACATGATCCATTTGAAAGAACTTGGTATTAACAGCATGCCGGAGTTAGTTTCAATCGACAGTTTTGCTGTGCACAACCTACCAGAGCTGACCAAAATCGAAGCAACGAACAACCCCCGACTTTCCTTCATCCATCCAAATGCATTCTCCAAACTCCCCAAGCTCGAGTCCTTAATGTTGAATAGCAATGCACTCCGGGCCCTTCATCATGTCATGGTGGAATCCTTGCCTAACCTTCAGGAGGTGAGCATGCACTCCAACCCCATTTACTGTGACTGTGTCATCCGCTGGATCAATATGAACAAGACCAAGGTTCGCTTCATGGATCCGGATGCCCTCTTATGTGCAGGGCCCTCAGAATTTGAAGGTCGTCTTGTCAGGCATGTGCACTTCCGTGAAATGGCGGATATCTGCCTACCACTAATATCTCCGGAAAGCCTTCCTGATCAGGTCAATTTGGGTGCTGGGAATTCAGTCTCTCTACACTGCAGGGCATTCGGCGATCCTGAACCTGAGATCTACTGGGTCACACCTTCAGGCGAGAAGATCTTACCTCAGATGTTTACCAAGAAGTATCACCTGCATCCTGAGGGAACGTTTGATATTAACGGCATCACAGAGAACGAGGCTGGGCAGTACACCTGTGTGGCCCACAATCTCATAGGTGCAGACATGAGATCTGTCTCAGTTGTTGTAAATGGGTACTACCCACTGCCGGTAAATGAATCCTTGCAAATCCAAGTCAAAGGGATTGAGCCACATTTGGTGAGGATTTCTTGGGTGCAACCCAAGGGCAGTCTTGTGTCGAATATTAAGTGGTCAACAACATCACAGCAGCCCTCCTTGCAGTTCACTGCCCATGTGTTGTCAGATGTAAAAACGTTCAACCTCACACACTTGCAGCCTCTGATGCAGTACGAGGTGTGTGTGGAAATTAAGGACCTGCAAAGCAGATATTTGAAAAACTGCATAAATGTCAGCACCACTGAGGTTTCAATAGGAAAAACTGATGATGGGATCAGGGACGGATTGATAATTGGCATCATTGCGCTGCTCCTGATCGTGTCTGCAGTATTCTGTTCGTTCATTTGCATGTTATGGAGGAGTGATCACCTTTACAGGAAATTACGAAATCAGCAGTCCGCGCTATTACCCTCACACATTAAACCAATATGA